The proteins below come from a single Drosophila miranda strain MSH22 chromosome Y unlocalized genomic scaffold, D.miranda_PacBio2.1 Contig_Y1_pilon, whole genome shotgun sequence genomic window:
- the LOC117190253 gene encoding inactive peptidyl-prolyl cis-trans isomerase shutdown-like isoform X2 yields the protein MCCLDAASYSSRKLVGSGSQFEVEQSPLGAGDDDFNVDEMEDCDNAPDVDEEELASPSTQSFEELKKLMKPINENIFKRITREGHQGRGLVPDKARVAVRYSGYWEGESSPFDSSLMRRTKFYFETGAGCDVLEGLQAAVLTMRPYEKAEFIISYKLLFHEMGCPPRIKPRSDGLFKIEVLHFTLIGDSDAFASMAAVDRDKFAIVYPKALDMHMHGKDCVKRFRYRNAVTAFERAVSSLNYCRLANDEDERKQIALLITLNQNLMICYNKLHNPKRVCITMKALRRLTENKPSKAL from the exons ATGTGCTGCCTAGACGCTGCCTCTTACTCTTCTAGAAAACTCGTTGGCTCTGGCTCACAATTTGAGGTAGAACAGTCGCCACTTGGGGCTGGCGATGATGACTTTAATGTCGACGAAATGGAAGATTGTGATAACGCTCCAGATGTTGATGAAGAAGAGCTCGCTTCTCCATCGACCCAATCGTTCGAGGAACTCAAAAAATTGATGAAGCCGATCAATGAGAACATTTTTAAGCGCATCACACGTGAGGGCCACCAGGGCCGAGGTCTGGTGCCAGACAAGGCACGTGTCGCTGTGCGCTATAGTGGTTATTGGGAAGGCGAGAGTTCTCCTTTTGATTCCTCATTGATGCGCCGAACTAAATTCTATTTTGAGACCGGTGCAGGTTGCGATGTGCTAGAAGGCCTCCAGGCTGCTGTACTTACCATGCGCCCATATGAAAAAGCCGAATTTATTATATCCTATAAGTTGCTATTTCACGAGATGGGCTGCCCGCCGCGCATTAAACCACGTTCAGATGGACTTTTCAAAATCGAAGTTCTTCACTTCACATTGATCGGGGACTCAGATGCCTTCGCGTCAATGGCCGCTGTGGATCGGGACAAGTTTGCAATAGTTTACCCCAAGGCATTAGACATGCACATGCATGGCAAGGACTGTGTGAAGCGCTTTCGCTACCGCAACGCCGTCACTGCCTTCGAGCGGGCCGTAAGCTCTCTAAACTATTGCCGTCTAGCCAATGATGAGGATGAGCGCAAGCAAATCGCTCTGTTGATCACTCTCAAT CAAAACTTGATGATCTGCTACAATAAATTGCATAATCCCAAACGCGTGTGCATTACGATGAAAGCCTTGCGGCGTCTCACTGAAAATAAGCCCTCTAAGGCCCTGTAA
- the LOC117190262 gene encoding inactive peptidyl-prolyl cis-trans isomerase shutdown-like, which produces MCCLDAASYSSRKLVGSGSQFEVEQSPFGAGDDDFNVDEMEDCDNAPDVDEEELASPSTQSFEELKKLMEPINENIFKSITREGHQGRGLVPDKARVAVRYSGYWESESSPFDSSLMRRTKFYFETGAGCDVLEGLQAAVLTMRPYEKAEFIISYKLLFHEMGCPPRIKPRSDGLFKIEVLHFTLIGDSDAFASMAAVDRDKFAIVYPKALDMHMHGKDCVKRFRYRNAVTAFERAVSSLNYCRLIRMSASKSLC; this is translated from the coding sequence ATGTGCTGCCTAGACGCTGCCTCTTACTCTTCTAGAAAACTCGTTGGCTCTGGCTCACAATTTGAGGTAGAACAGTCGCCATTTGGGGCTGGCGATGATGATTTTAATGTCGACGAAATGGAAGATTGTGATAACGCTCCAGATGTTGATGAAGAAGAGCTCGCTTCTCCATCGACCCAATCGTTCGAGGAACTCAAAAAATTGATGGAGCCGATCAATGAGAACATTTTTAAGAGCATCACACGTGAGGGGCACCAGGGCCGAGGTCTGGTGCCAGACAAGGCACGTGTCGCTGTGCGTTATAGTGGTTATTGGGAAAGCGAGAGTTCTCCTTTTGATTCCTCATTGATGCGCCGAACTAAATTCTATTTTGAGACCGGTGCAGGTTGCGATGTGCTAGAAGGCCTCCAGGCTGCTGTACTTACCATGCGCCCATATGAAAAAGCCGAATTTATTATATCCTATAAGTTGCTATTTCACGAGATGGGCTGCCCGCCGCGCATTAAACCACGTTCAGATGGACTTTTCAAAATCGAAGTTCTTCACTTCACATTGATCGGGGACTCAGATGCCTTCGCGTCAATGGCCGCTGTGGATCGGGACAAGTTTGCAATAGTTTACCCCAAGGCATTAGACATGCACATGCATGGCAAGGACTGTGTGAAGCGCTTTCGCTACCGCAACGCCGTCACTGCCTTCGAGCGGGCCGTAAGCTCTCTAAACTATTGCCGTCTGATAAGGATGAGCGCAAGCAAATCGCTCTGTTGA
- the LOC117190248 gene encoding thioredoxin-related transmembrane protein 1-like isoform X2 yields MQCNSQLVAASCVIAVLMSTAQAGLQPGGKIIELDEDNWHLMLKGEWMIEFFAPWCPACKNLGPTWERFARVAKDVKVEVVKSDVTTSPSLSGRFFVTALPTIYHVKDGEFRPYRGARDGDALLYFVKKQQWQEIEPLSAWKKPDTIHMSVLSYFFKLSHTLKDFNGRLQEEYGLPTWGSYALFAIATIFVGAALGLLLVCLVDFVYPPKKSQRQTFSESQDNLAEGVVDLATEEIEDDGEADDDDDEEQQRDSVDEEEPEDEKEDDKADNDGEPEKTDKEVAKQGGDAVPEKLEKTEQVRKRKPRKAD; encoded by the exons ATGCAGTGTAATTCACAGCTTGTGGCCGCGTCATGTGTCATAGCGGTATTGATGTCGACGGCGCAGGCAGGACTGCAGCCAGGTGGCAAGATAATCGAACTGGACGAGGATAATTGGCACTTGATGCTCAAGGGAGAATGGATGATTGAATT CTTTGCCCCTTGGTGCCCGGCTTGCAAGAACTTGGGACCCACTTGGGAGCGGTTTGCACGCGTTGCGAAAGATGTCAAAGTGGAGGTTGTCAAAAGCGATGTGACCACATCGCCATCCCTCAGCGGACGTTTCTTTGTCACAGCCTTGCCCACCATCTATCA CGTCAAAGATGGCGAATTCCGTCCGTATCGTGGAGCCCGCGACGGGGACGCTCTGCTGTACTTTGTGAAGAAGCAGCAGTGGCAGGAAATTGAGCCGCTTTCCGCCTGGAAGAAGCCCGACACCATACACATGTCCGTGCTTTCCTATTTCTTCAAACTGTCGCACACCCTGAAG GACTTCAACGGACGCCTTCAAGAGGAATACGGACTGCCCACATGGGGCTCCTATGCTCTGTTTGCAATCGCCACCATCTTCGTTGGAGCTGCATTGGGACTGCTGCTCGTGTGCCTTGTGGACTTTGTGTATCCACCCAAGAAATCGCAGCGACAAACCTTCTCCGAGTCTCAGGATAATCTAGCTGAGGGCGTTGTAGATCTGGCCACCGAGGAAATCGAAGATGATGGCGAGGctgacgacgatgatgatgaggagcAGCAGCGTGACAGCGTCGACGAAGAAGAGCCGGAAGACGAGAAGGAGGACGATAAAGCTGATAATGATGGTGAGCCGGAGAAGACCGACAAAGAAGTAGCGAAGCAGGGCGGCGATGCCGTGCCAGAAAAACTCGAAAAGACAGAGCAAGTGCGCAAGCGCAAACCTCGTAAGGCGGATTAG
- the LOC117190248 gene encoding thioredoxin-related transmembrane protein 1-like isoform X1 — translation MQCNSQLVAASCVIAVLMSTAQAGLQPGGKIIELDEDNWHLMLKGEWMIEFFAPWCPACKNLGPTWERFARVAKDVKVEVVKSDVTTSPSLSGRFFVTALPTIYHVKDGEFRPYRGARDGDALLYFVKKQQWQEIEPLSAWKKPDTIHMSVLSYFFKLSHTLKHTQKIFKDFNGRLQEEYGLPTWGSYALFAIATIFVGAALGLLLVCLVDFVYPPKKSQRQTFSESQDNLAEGVVDLATEEIEDDGEADDDDDEEQQRDSVDEEEPEDEKEDDKADNDGEPEKTDKEVAKQGGDAVPEKLEKTEQVRKRKPRKAD, via the exons ATGCAGTGTAATTCACAGCTTGTGGCCGCGTCATGTGTCATAGCGGTATTGATGTCGACGGCGCAGGCAGGACTGCAGCCAGGTGGCAAGATAATCGAACTGGACGAGGATAATTGGCACTTGATGCTCAAGGGAGAATGGATGATTGAATT CTTTGCCCCTTGGTGCCCGGCTTGCAAGAACTTGGGACCCACTTGGGAGCGGTTTGCACGCGTTGCGAAAGATGTCAAAGTGGAGGTTGTCAAAAGCGATGTGACCACATCGCCATCCCTCAGCGGACGTTTCTTTGTCACAGCCTTGCCCACCATCTATCA CGTCAAAGATGGCGAATTCCGTCCGTATCGTGGAGCCCGCGACGGGGACGCTCTGCTGTACTTTGTGAAGAAGCAGCAGTGGCAGGAAATTGAGCCGCTTTCCGCCTGGAAGAAGCCCGACACCATACACATGTCCGTGCTTTCCTATTTCTTCAAACTGTCGCACACCCTGAAG CACACGCAAAAAATCTTTAAGGACTTCAACGGACGCCTTCAAGAGGAATACGGACTGCCCACATGGGGCTCCTATGCTCTGTTTGCAATCGCCACCATCTTCGTTGGAGCTGCATTGGGACTGCTGCTCGTGTGCCTTGTGGACTTTGTGTATCCACCCAAGAAATCGCAGCGACAAACCTTCTCCGAGTCTCAGGATAATCTAGCTGAGGGCGTTGTAGATCTGGCCACCGAGGAAATCGAAGATGATGGCGAGGctgacgacgatgatgatgaggagcAGCAGCGTGACAGCGTCGACGAAGAAGAGCCGGAAGACGAGAAGGAGGACGATAAAGCTGATAATGATGGTGAGCCGGAGAAGACCGACAAAGAAGTAGCGAAGCAGGGCGGCGATGCCGTGCCAGAAAAACTCGAAAAGACAGAGCAAGTGCGCAAGCGCAAACCTCGTAAGGCGGATTAG
- the LOC117190274 gene encoding U4/U6.U5 small nuclear ribonucleoprotein 27 kDa protein-like isoform X1 translates to MGRSRSPASLAHRRCEKERTERKKRRERRSREREAQKESSSSGRRDRDRERERSRSRDRDRARGGGRRSRSRSRGGGGGAAGGGNSSSNNSSSGPSTSRRTTRNKAAAAAEAAADRPQINDADLEGKSPEEVEMLKTMGFCTFDTTKNKKVEGNDVGEVHVILKRKYRQYMNRKGGFNRPLDFVA, encoded by the exons ATGGGTCGAAGTCGCAGTCCCGCCTCTCTAGCCCACAGAAGATGTGAAAAAGAGCGCACAGAGAGAAAAAAGAGACGCGAACGACGATCCAGAGAAAGAGAGGCGCAGAaagagagcagcagcagcggtcgTCGTGACCGCGATCGTGAACGCGAGAGGAGTCGCAGCCGTGACAGAGATCGTGCGCGCGGAGGAGGACGGCGTTCTAG ATCACGTTCgagaggcggcggcggcggtgctGCTGGCGGCGGaaatagcagcagcaacaacagcagctcGGGACCATCAACGTCCAGGCGAACCACACGGAACAAAGCAGCGGCCGCTGCTGAAGCAGCTGCTGATCGTCCCCAGATCAATGATGCCGATCTGGAGGGTAAATCACCGGAAGAGGTTGAGATGCTCAAGACTATGGGTTTCTGCACGTTCGACACCACTAAGAACAAGAAGGTCGAGGGCAATGATGTCGGTGAAGTGCACGTAATCCTCAAGCGCAAGTATCGCCAGTATATGAACCGCAAGGGTGGCTTCAACAGGCCGCTCGATTTCGTGGCCTAG
- the LOC117190274 gene encoding U4/U6.U5 small nuclear ribonucleoprotein 27 kDa protein-like isoform X2 produces the protein MNNKVSRSRGGGGGAAGGGNSSSNNSSSGPSTSRRTTRNKAAAAAEAAADRPQINDADLEGKSPEEVEMLKTMGFCTFDTTKNKKVEGNDVGEVHVILKRKYRQYMNRKGGFNRPLDFVA, from the exons ATGAATAACAAAGT ATCACGTTCgagaggcggcggcggcggtgctGCTGGCGGCGGaaatagcagcagcaacaacagcagctcGGGACCATCAACGTCCAGGCGAACCACACGGAACAAAGCAGCGGCCGCTGCTGAAGCAGCTGCTGATCGTCCCCAGATCAATGATGCCGATCTGGAGGGTAAATCACCGGAAGAGGTTGAGATGCTCAAGACTATGGGTTTCTGCACGTTCGACACCACTAAGAACAAGAAGGTCGAGGGCAATGATGTCGGTGAAGTGCACGTAATCCTCAAGCGCAAGTATCGCCAGTATATGAACCGCAAGGGTGGCTTCAACAGGCCGCTCGATTTCGTGGCCTAG
- the LOC117190264 gene encoding eukaryotic translation initiation factor 6, with amino-acid sequence MALRVQFENNDDIGVFTKLTNTYCLVAIGGSETFYSAFEAELAETIPVVHANVGGCRIIGRLTVGNRNGLLVPNSTTDEELQHLRNSLPDAVKIQRVEERLSALGNVVACNDYVALVHPDLDKETEEIIGDVLNVEVFRQTIADNTLVGSYTVLSNQGGMVHPKTSIQDQDELSSLLQVPLVAGTVNRGSEVLAAGMVVNDWLSFVGMNTTATEISVIESVFKLNQAQPAAVTTKLRAALIEDMS; translated from the coding sequence ATGGCGCTTCGCGTGCAATTCGAGAACAACGATGACATCGGCGTCTTCACCAAACTCACAAATACATATTGTCTAGTCGCTATTGGCGGCTCCGAGACCTTCTACAGTGCTTTCGAGGCCGAATTGGCCGAGACCATTCCGGTAGTGCATGCAAATGTGGGAGGCTGTCGCATCATCGGACGCCTCACTGTCGGCAACCGCAACGGGCTGCTGGTGCCCAATTCGACCACAGACGAAGAGCTGCAGCATCTGCGCAATAGTCTGCCAGACGCCGTAAAGATCCAGCGGGTGGAGGAGCGTCTCTCAGCCCTGGGCAACGTGGTGGCCTGCAACGATTATGTGGCCCTTGTTCACCCTGATTTGGACAAGGAGACAGAGGAGATTATCGGGGACGTCCTCAATGTGGAGGTCTTTCGCCAGACCATTGCCGACAACACCTTGGTCGGCTCCTACACTGTACTGAGCAACCAGGGAGGCATGGTGCATCCCAAGACGAGCATACAGGACCAGGACGAGCTGTCTTCTCTGCTGCAGGTTCCACTCGTAGCTGGAACGGTGAACCGTGGTAGCGAGGTCCTCGCGGCCGGCATGGTGGTCAACGATTGGCTCTCCTTTGTGGGCATGAACACAACAGCCACAGAGATATCGGTGATTGAGAGCGTCTTTAAGCTGAATCAGGCACAGCCGGCTGCGGTGACAACCAAATTACGCGCGGCCCTGATTGAGGACATGTCCTAG